In the genome of Opitutia bacterium KCR 482, one region contains:
- the cas1 gene encoding type II CRISPR-associated endonuclease Cas1: MSYHILHVMDYGCRLVRERGLLVCKKDGKILGKIALEDLRAVILLNGAVSISGDVIAALSEFDAVIVHCRDFKPVGITVPNNRTYDAKVVLNQSAGNKNLNGAIWRRLLAAKIRNNAECLRQIGIKKCRLFSMAQSQNALLNESLCAREYWKHYFPQLGEYGVGRDPKNGDSKINVLLNYGYGIMSAIIHRAVIVAGLNFLLGVNHKTYYKNTPLVHDVIEPFRAFVDFALYQFLVAESGASIAAWSVYFGKFLRDRRVKKASVSMKLCDAADYLCETLANAYRRKDSGELWTPKL, translated from the coding sequence ATGAGCTATCATATTTTGCACGTCATGGATTACGGGTGCAGGCTCGTGCGCGAGCGCGGTCTGCTGGTATGCAAAAAAGACGGCAAAATATTGGGCAAAATAGCATTGGAGGATTTGCGCGCGGTGATTCTTCTCAACGGCGCGGTTTCGATTAGCGGAGACGTCATTGCCGCGCTGTCGGAATTCGACGCCGTGATAGTTCATTGCAGGGATTTTAAGCCCGTCGGCATCACCGTTCCGAACAACCGCACATACGACGCAAAAGTGGTTTTAAACCAGTCCGCCGGAAACAAGAATCTGAACGGAGCAATCTGGCGTCGCCTGCTTGCCGCAAAAATCCGCAACAACGCCGAGTGCCTCAGGCAAATCGGAATCAAAAAATGCCGGCTGTTTTCAATGGCGCAATCGCAAAACGCATTGTTGAACGAATCGCTTTGCGCGCGGGAATATTGGAAACATTATTTTCCGCAACTTGGAGAGTACGGAGTAGGGCGCGATCCGAAAAACGGCGACTCTAAAATAAACGTTCTGCTAAACTACGGATACGGAATTATGTCGGCGATAATCCACCGCGCGGTTATCGTAGCGGGCTTGAATTTTCTGCTCGGAGTAAACCACAAAACGTATTACAAAAATACGCCGCTTGTCCACGACGTGATTGAACCGTTTAGGGCGTTTGTGGATTTTGCGCTCTACCAATTTCTCGTTGCCGAAAGCGGGGCTTCGATTGCGGCTTGGTCGGTGTATTTCGGCAAGTTTTTGCGCGACAGGCGCGTAAAAAAAGCTTCGGTTTCGATGAAATTGTGCGACGCCGCCGACTATCTTTGCGAAACACTTGCAAACGCATATCGGCGCAAAGATTCTGGTGAATTGTGGACGCCGAAATTATAA
- the cas2 gene encoding CRISPR-associated endonuclease Cas2, with product MACKIEKRSPYRMGWLMAMFDLPVLLDEERKEATRFRNALLDDGFIMIQYSVYSRPCVSMERMKKYYERVKSYAPTTGDIRLLFFTDKQWATSKLVCRRPKRLEKVPEQIEFFSEGAEEFFAKPSPQYELDKTDNNFLLF from the coding sequence ATGGCATGCAAAATCGAAAAAAGGAGTCCGTATAGAATGGGGTGGCTGATGGCGATGTTCGACTTGCCCGTGTTGCTCGACGAAGAGCGCAAAGAGGCGACCCGATTCCGAAACGCTTTGCTCGACGACGGATTTATCATGATTCAATACTCCGTGTATTCGCGTCCGTGCGTATCAATGGAGCGCATGAAAAAATATTATGAACGTGTTAAATCCTACGCTCCTACGACGGGAGACATAAGGCTTTTGTTTTTTACGGATAAGCAGTGGGCGACGAGCAAACTGGTTTGCCGTCGACCGAAGCGACTTGAAAAAGTCCCCGAGCAGATTGAATTTTTTTCGGAGGGGGCGGAAGAGTTTTTCGCAAAACCGTCGCCACAGTACGAATTGGACAAGACGGATAATAATTTTCTGCTGTTTTAG
- the cas9 gene encoding type II CRISPR RNA-guided endonuclease Cas9 (Cas9, originally named Csn1, is the large, multifunctional signature protein of type II CRISPR/Cas systems. It is well known even to general audiences because its RNA-guided endonuclease activity has made it a popular tool for custom editing of eukaryotic genomes.), with the protein MYTKEIIWGFDIGKGSLGEAVRVGNEFKHVQSLEIAPDFAETKTTAAARRAWRTREAHKARELWLEKCLSEAGIEVLLRRKVGVVDGAWKLVSKGDVRLEREFPPAGEDLCYNSIALRCKLLLGEKLESWQVFKALNSAIQNRGYDANIPWGDEDAADGGDGISRKSSDSDASGDGESYAEKLAHYEREFDGILAELDNREKYEFPCFFKAAKMGLWSPENPDFVGVRIDNTAEKAKGYVVPREAVVREFRALVNAAALQYPNLKGKADFIMFGRACEPYASYNPELRKRFGLKRGAATDWTALGQKTPRFDNRVIDKCKLIPRLNVCKIKPLDECKTDDDFLSYTITLSLKLLNLRFFRGAGVDSLSFDEFLRAFELAKNSKFKLGKAALKKFFKTIGAEVMDESQSEIEQPRNGGRAAFSRPAMRILRDLIFSGKSPAEFYATAIENIANTDKNKGLVAGDLDFLKLMGDAPWSGIFIPDVGLSDFADASAAAREAQINKLIGSQNDPIVRHRLSFFYERIKSLEAKFGVPDKIVLEFVRDDFLGKKAKSDLNKAIKTRFDEKKKLAEDLDSKREEFGFKYASKKMLLKFELYKKQGGECVYTGNALPLSELESLEIEHIVPRSRGGPDAMYNYVLTDEKTNKEKGDRTPFEWRSTMGAEWESYCERVRKLTKELGAKRCKLLLSPNAAELVEKYTALAETAWISKLAQRICCLHFGFQFGGLAGAKKVWTVSGNTTAMIRGRYGLNRLLHDEESAEDLSLFDRICMEKKFEEKNRKNKKHHALDAMCLCFAPTSNAKKASAYKNILPEEITRNPESDEARKFFGRYLATVIPNKVAVEKSKLEQTIYSLRKGRIVKKCNVRDLAYEGINPKYNYTKLVKRIESIVGDVSKRIISDFVLSNPDLKESEWEDWCKYEAAIPSKNGAPTKLLRVLCEVGSPEEYKDLSKDGCGAYRKGDSHKGQFIWKTQKGKYMVAPVYAHASKAKVLASLKNNPDCAEVCGFFRQNCLVEIPNDVVDKSGKMLLKSGIYKSNSIRADGYGYLENSDGISSKPISIQYLMPAGMKRIKLDII; encoded by the coding sequence ATGTACACGAAAGAAATTATTTGGGGTTTTGATATTGGCAAGGGTTCTCTTGGCGAGGCTGTAAGAGTGGGGAACGAATTTAAACATGTGCAGTCGCTCGAAATTGCGCCCGACTTTGCCGAAACAAAAACCACCGCAGCCGCCCGCCGCGCGTGGCGCACGCGCGAAGCCCATAAGGCGCGCGAATTGTGGCTTGAAAAATGTCTTTCCGAAGCGGGAATTGAGGTTCTTTTGCGGAGAAAGGTCGGCGTTGTTGACGGTGCGTGGAAGCTTGTCTCGAAAGGCGATGTGCGTTTGGAGCGCGAATTTCCGCCTGCGGGCGAAGATCTCTGTTATAATTCAATCGCTTTGCGCTGTAAATTACTGCTCGGCGAAAAACTCGAAAGTTGGCAGGTCTTCAAAGCTCTGAATTCGGCGATTCAAAACCGCGGCTATGACGCAAACATTCCGTGGGGGGACGAAGACGCGGCGGACGGCGGAGACGGCATCTCGCGGAAATCTTCCGATTCCGACGCAAGCGGAGACGGCGAGTCTTATGCCGAAAAGCTTGCTCACTATGAGCGCGAATTTGACGGTATTCTCGCGGAGCTTGACAATCGCGAAAAATACGAATTTCCGTGCTTTTTCAAAGCGGCGAAAATGGGCTTGTGGTCGCCCGAAAATCCCGATTTTGTCGGCGTCAGAATCGACAATACCGCCGAAAAGGCAAAAGGATATGTCGTGCCGCGAGAGGCGGTTGTCCGCGAATTCCGCGCGCTCGTAAACGCCGCCGCGTTGCAGTATCCGAATCTGAAAGGCAAGGCGGATTTCATCATGTTCGGCAGGGCTTGTGAGCCGTACGCTTCGTACAATCCAGAGCTTCGCAAGCGGTTCGGGCTTAAACGCGGCGCGGCGACCGACTGGACCGCGCTGGGGCAGAAAACGCCGCGCTTCGACAACCGCGTAATCGACAAATGCAAACTGATTCCGCGGCTAAACGTTTGCAAAATCAAGCCGCTTGACGAATGCAAAACCGACGACGACTTTCTGTCATACACAATTACATTGTCGTTAAAATTGTTAAATCTGCGTTTTTTCCGTGGCGCGGGTGTGGATTCTCTTTCGTTCGACGAATTTTTACGGGCTTTCGAACTTGCCAAAAACTCGAAATTCAAATTGGGCAAGGCGGCTTTGAAAAAGTTTTTCAAAACAATCGGCGCGGAGGTGATGGACGAGAGCCAGTCGGAAATCGAACAGCCGAGGAACGGAGGCAGGGCGGCGTTTTCACGCCCCGCAATGCGGATATTGCGCGACCTGATTTTTTCGGGCAAGTCGCCCGCGGAATTTTACGCGACGGCAATCGAAAATATTGCAAACACTGACAAGAACAAGGGGCTTGTCGCTGGGGATTTGGACTTTCTGAAACTCATGGGGGACGCGCCGTGGAGCGGAATTTTCATTCCGGATGTCGGTTTGTCCGACTTTGCCGATGCTTCCGCAGCCGCCCGCGAGGCGCAAATCAACAAGCTTATCGGAAGCCAAAACGACCCCATTGTGCGCCACAGGCTTTCGTTCTTTTACGAGCGCATAAAATCGCTCGAAGCAAAGTTCGGCGTTCCCGATAAAATCGTGCTCGAATTTGTGCGCGACGATTTTCTCGGCAAAAAGGCAAAAAGCGATCTGAACAAGGCAATCAAAACGCGCTTCGATGAGAAGAAAAAGCTTGCCGAAGATCTTGATTCAAAGCGGGAGGAGTTCGGTTTCAAATACGCCTCGAAAAAAATGCTGTTAAAATTCGAATTGTACAAAAAACAGGGCGGAGAATGCGTTTACACGGGAAATGCGCTGCCGCTTTCGGAGCTTGAAAGTTTGGAGATTGAGCACATTGTTCCGCGCAGCCGCGGCGGCCCAGACGCGATGTACAATTACGTATTGACCGACGAGAAAACGAACAAGGAGAAGGGCGACCGAACGCCCTTCGAATGGCGTTCGACAATGGGTGCGGAGTGGGAGAGCTATTGCGAGCGCGTCCGCAAGTTGACAAAAGAACTCGGCGCAAAACGTTGCAAACTTTTGCTTTCACCGAACGCGGCGGAGCTTGTGGAAAAATACACGGCTCTTGCCGAAACCGCATGGATTTCAAAGCTTGCGCAGCGGATTTGCTGCCTGCATTTCGGTTTCCAATTCGGCGGACTTGCGGGCGCAAAAAAGGTTTGGACGGTTTCGGGCAATACCACCGCCATGATTCGCGGGCGCTACGGCTTGAACAGGCTTCTCCACGACGAAGAGTCTGCGGAGGATTTGTCTTTGTTCGACCGAATTTGCATGGAAAAGAAATTCGAGGAAAAGAACCGCAAAAACAAAAAGCACCACGCGCTCGACGCCATGTGTCTTTGCTTTGCGCCGACTTCGAACGCAAAGAAAGCCTCCGCCTACAAAAATATTCTTCCCGAAGAAATCACGCGCAACCCTGAAAGCGACGAAGCCCGCAAGTTTTTCGGCAGGTATCTGGCAACAGTAATTCCGAATAAGGTTGCGGTGGAAAAGTCAAAACTTGAACAGACGATTTACTCTTTGCGCAAGGGACGCATTGTGAAAAAGTGCAATGTCCGCGATTTGGCATACGAAGGAATAAATCCCAAATACAATTATACGAAATTGGTTAAACGCATAGAAAGTATCGTTGGAGATGTTTCAAAACGCATAATTTCCGATTTTGTATTGTCTAATCCCGATTTAAAAGAATCCGAATGGGAGGATTGGTGCAAATATGAAGCAGCAATTCCCTCCAAAAACGGTGCGCCAACAAAGTTGCTGCGGGTGCTGTGCGAAGTCGGCAGTCCCGAAGAATACAAGGATTTGTCGAAGGACGGCTGCGGCGCGTACCGCAAGGGTGATTCACACAAAGGGCAGTTCATCTGGAAAACTCAAAAGGGTAAGTATATGGTTGCGCCCGTTTATGCGCACGCCTCGAAGGCGAAAGTTTTAGCCTCATTGAAAAACAATCCCGATTGCGCCGAAGTTTGCGGATTTTTTAGACAGAACTGCCTTGTCGAAATTCCGAACGATGTCGTCGATAAATCGGGAAAAATGCTCTTAAAGTCGGGTATTTACAAGTCTAATTCGATTCGGGCGGATGGGTATGGGTATTTGGAAAATTCGGACGGAATTTCGTCTAAGCCCATTTCCATTCAGTACCTAATGCCCGCGGGAATGAAACGCATAAAATTGGATATAATATAA
- a CDS encoding FAD/NAD(P)-binding oxidoreductase yields MANIDRRKFLKLTATAAAATAVSNTYAAPKSGAKAKVVVIGAGAAGIDISARLLRMLESPDITIIDPAETHYYQPGFTLIAGGVYKPDEVYKPQKDCIPDGAKWVKDSVVAVDPDAKTVATLGGQKIGYDFLVLTPGLVLRWDLIDGIDEKSLGVGNAHCIYCHSGAIKTRDAVQKFAEKGGKGIFTDTYTKHKCGGAPKKICLLTEHLSRKKNRRDALDINFYTASKQLYDVPYFTPRLLEIYAERNVKLNLSTRVKAIDTAAKKVWLDTVKDGKVVKSVAEDYDFLHFLPPMTAPVFVPQSGLSKTSGKNAAEGWVDADKFTLLHKKYPNIISCGDVAGIPTSKTSAAIRKQAPIAAENLVSLMEGKTPTRQYDGYAACPIITDYGHILMCEFDYRKNRKSSFPLSLMDMSKESRLAWLLKVYALKPMYFYGMLNGLV; encoded by the coding sequence ATGGCAAATATCGACAGACGCAAATTTTTGAAGCTTACCGCAACCGCAGCCGCCGCGACTGCGGTTTCCAACACCTACGCCGCGCCGAAAAGCGGCGCGAAGGCGAAGGTTGTGGTAATCGGCGCGGGTGCTGCGGGAATCGACATTTCGGCGAGACTGCTGCGCATGCTCGAATCGCCAGACATCACGATTATCGACCCAGCCGAAACGCACTACTACCAGCCGGGATTCACGCTAATCGCGGGCGGCGTCTACAAGCCCGACGAAGTGTACAAGCCGCAGAAAGACTGCATTCCCGACGGCGCGAAATGGGTGAAAGACTCGGTCGTTGCGGTTGACCCCGACGCGAAAACGGTTGCGACTCTCGGCGGGCAGAAAATCGGCTACGACTTCCTTGTGCTCACACCCGGCCTTGTCCTGCGTTGGGACTTGATTGACGGCATCGACGAAAAGTCGCTCGGCGTCGGAAACGCGCACTGCATCTACTGCCATTCGGGCGCAATCAAGACGCGGGACGCCGTGCAAAAATTCGCCGAGAAGGGCGGAAAGGGAATTTTCACCGACACCTACACAAAGCACAAATGCGGCGGCGCGCCGAAAAAAATCTGCCTGCTTACGGAGCATTTGTCGCGAAAGAAAAACCGCCGCGACGCGCTCGACATCAACTTCTACACGGCGTCGAAGCAGCTCTACGACGTCCCCTACTTCACGCCGCGCCTGCTCGAAATCTACGCAGAGCGCAACGTAAAGCTGAATCTCTCGACGCGCGTGAAGGCAATCGACACGGCGGCGAAAAAAGTCTGGCTCGACACCGTAAAGGACGGGAAAGTCGTGAAGTCGGTCGCGGAAGACTACGACTTCCTCCACTTCCTGCCGCCGATGACCGCCCCCGTCTTCGTCCCGCAGTCGGGGCTGTCGAAGACCTCGGGCAAGAACGCGGCGGAGGGCTGGGTTGACGCCGACAAATTCACGCTTCTCCACAAAAAATATCCGAACATAATTTCGTGCGGAGACGTCGCGGGAATCCCCACAAGCAAGACTTCCGCCGCGATAAGAAAACAGGCGCCGATTGCCGCCGAGAACCTCGTTTCCCTCATGGAGGGCAAAACGCCGACGCGCCAGTACGACGGCTACGCCGCGTGCCCCATCATCACCGACTACGGGCACATTCTCATGTGCGAGTTCGACTATCGGAAAAACCGCAAAAGCTCGTTCCCGCTTTCGCTCATGGACATGTCGAAAGAAAGCCGCCTTGCGTGGCTGCTTAAAGTGTACGCGCTCAAACCGATGTATTTTTACGGAATGCTCAACGGACTCGTGTAA
- a CDS encoding porin, with amino-acid sequence MISAPHRFVKCAACALLAAFSISVSHASDKAMLDAFVAKGLLTPQEASVLAKESAEVVRSVESTKSLKLSARFQLQYEWIDAESYNPFRDYACSQGFIVRRFFIQADADLGGGWDARVSVDMARSRMNSILTDTYVSKKIDALDGRIFLGYMKPGFSVEDMFSSFGLNAIERSAATMYWTGAANNRRLGVGNRYMGVRWNGDIGGGLSYMLAITNAYQLSPTELDELSYQYTDNHFAYWASVHYKTSGDDWSFKTGVYTAYSSDANYNMGATGSASILSLNPYFVAECGGLRLWGDFLASGVADGKKVGGNYTQANPYGLNFSVEYRFATGEFGEIAPTFRYSWGNTDGRGLRIVDAQRQSKNIGKLYNSVQEFYVGLNWYLRGDNLKFQLGYDYLQYSGGGFADSSSIRVQMQMKL; translated from the coding sequence ATGATTTCCGCACCGCACAGATTCGTAAAATGCGCAGCATGCGCGCTTCTTGCCGCATTTTCCATCTCAGTCTCGCATGCCTCCGACAAGGCAATGCTCGACGCGTTCGTCGCAAAAGGGCTTTTGACGCCGCAGGAGGCGTCCGTGCTTGCAAAGGAATCGGCGGAAGTCGTCCGCTCCGTTGAATCGACAAAATCGCTGAAATTGAGCGCGCGCTTCCAGCTTCAATACGAGTGGATTGACGCCGAATCGTACAATCCATTCCGCGACTACGCATGCTCGCAGGGCTTCATCGTGCGCAGGTTCTTCATTCAGGCGGACGCCGACCTCGGCGGAGGCTGGGACGCCCGCGTTTCCGTCGATATGGCGCGCTCGCGCATGAACAGCATTCTGACCGACACATACGTTTCGAAAAAAATCGACGCGCTCGACGGCCGCATTTTCCTCGGCTACATGAAACCGGGGTTTTCGGTCGAGGACATGTTTTCGTCGTTCGGGCTGAACGCAATCGAACGCTCCGCGGCAACAATGTACTGGACGGGAGCTGCGAACAACCGCAGGCTCGGCGTCGGCAACCGCTACATGGGCGTGCGCTGGAACGGCGACATCGGCGGCGGACTCTCGTATATGCTCGCAATCACCAACGCCTACCAGCTCTCGCCGACCGAACTCGACGAACTTTCATACCAGTATACCGACAACCACTTCGCATATTGGGCAAGCGTCCATTATAAGACTTCGGGCGACGATTGGAGCTTCAAAACGGGCGTTTACACCGCTTATTCGAGCGACGCAAATTACAACATGGGCGCGACAGGCTCTGCATCGATTCTCTCGCTCAACCCGTACTTCGTCGCAGAGTGCGGCGGATTGCGGCTGTGGGGCGACTTCCTTGCATCGGGGGTAGCCGACGGCAAAAAAGTCGGCGGCAACTATACTCAGGCAAATCCGTACGGACTGAACTTTTCGGTCGAATACCGCTTCGCCACGGGCGAATTCGGGGAAATCGCGCCGACATTCAGATACTCGTGGGGCAATACCGACGGCAGGGGCTTGCGGATAGTCGACGCACAGCGGCAGTCGAAAAACATAGGCAAACTGTATAATAGCGTGCAGGAATTCTACGTCGGACTTAATTGGTATCTGCGCGGCGATAATTTGAAATTCCAACTCGGCTACGATTATTTGCAATATTCGGGCGGCGGCTTCGCAGACTCTTCGTCAATCCGCGTGCAAATGCAAATGAAATTGTAG
- a CDS encoding formyltransferase gives MENKDKKILFFGFSDVGYRCLKYMLDEGYNVIGVFTHDTDPHEAHWFKTPESLAKENFIPVFKPETLKTEKWYRKVKYMQPDLILSLYYRNIIPEEIFSQAKLGAYNMHGSYLPAYRGRAPLNWAIINGESYGGVSLHVLEKKFDTGAVVDQEKVDFGENEYVGDIQPRISDAALRVFTRSLESLLDGNPKTVPQDLSKASYFGKRTPEDGRIDFSKTAREVFNLIRGVSKPFPGAFTEIDGQKTVIWRAKIGEPANGIPAGTVASRNPLKIACADNFIEAEETEFAKS, from the coding sequence ATGGAAAATAAGGACAAGAAAATCCTGTTTTTCGGGTTCAGCGACGTCGGCTACCGCTGCCTGAAATACATGCTCGACGAGGGCTACAACGTAATCGGCGTCTTCACCCACGACACCGACCCGCACGAAGCGCACTGGTTCAAAACGCCGGAATCGCTCGCAAAGGAAAACTTTATCCCCGTCTTCAAGCCCGAAACGCTCAAAACGGAAAAGTGGTACCGCAAAGTCAAATACATGCAGCCCGATTTGATTTTGTCGCTCTACTACCGCAATATTATCCCCGAAGAAATTTTCTCGCAGGCAAAGCTTGGCGCGTACAACATGCACGGCTCCTACCTGCCCGCCTACCGCGGCCGCGCCCCGCTTAACTGGGCGATTATAAACGGCGAATCCTACGGCGGCGTCTCCCTCCACGTGCTCGAAAAAAAGTTCGACACGGGCGCAGTCGTGGACCAAGAAAAAGTCGATTTCGGCGAAAACGAATATGTCGGCGACATTCAGCCGCGCATTTCCGACGCCGCCCTACGCGTCTTCACCCGCTCGCTCGAATCGCTACTCGACGGCAACCCGAAAACCGTCCCGCAAGACTTGTCGAAAGCCTCGTATTTCGGCAAACGCACCCCCGAAGACGGACGCATCGACTTCTCGAAAACCGCCCGCGAAGTCTTCAACCTAATCCGCGGCGTGAGCAAGCCTTTCCCCGGGGCATTCACCGAAATCGACGGACAGAAGACCGTCATTTGGCGAGCGAAAATCGGCGAACCTGCAAACGGAATCCCTGCGGGAACTGTCGCCTCGCGCAATCCACTTAAAATCGCCTGCGCCGACAATTTCATCGAGGCGGAGGAAACGGAGTTCGCGAAAAGCTAG
- a CDS encoding glycosyltransferase has protein sequence MDVSVVIPVYNEEGNLDHLFTRLCKAMDALGRSWEVIFVNDGSKDRSGEMLRGFCMQRPETVKLIDFNGNYGQHTAIIAAFERAQGDVIVTLDADLQNPPEEIGKLLAKIDEGCDSVGGYRKQREDTALRRYCSKIVNFARDKMTNIRMKDQGCMLRAYRRNVVEAILKTNERSLFIPALAYTFSSKPAEIEVEHAAREAGESKYSMYKLIRLNFDLITGFTIMPLQLFTIFGFLSSIGSLGLVVILLFRRIFLFSEGEAEGVFTLFAILFFLISVTIVGIGLIGEYIGRIYQIVQSRPKYVIKETIGFGDGK, from the coding sequence ATGGACGTATCAGTCGTAATCCCCGTATACAACGAAGAGGGAAACCTCGACCACCTCTTTACCAGACTCTGCAAGGCGATGGACGCGCTCGGCAGGTCGTGGGAAGTAATTTTCGTAAACGACGGCAGCAAGGACAGGTCGGGCGAAATGCTCAGGGGCTTTTGCATGCAGCGCCCCGAAACCGTCAAACTCATAGACTTTAACGGCAACTACGGACAGCACACGGCAATCATCGCCGCGTTCGAACGAGCGCAGGGCGACGTTATCGTAACGCTCGACGCCGACCTCCAAAATCCGCCCGAAGAAATCGGCAAACTGCTCGCGAAAATCGACGAGGGTTGCGACAGCGTCGGCGGCTACCGCAAACAGCGCGAGGACACCGCCCTGCGCCGCTACTGCTCGAAAATCGTGAACTTCGCGCGGGACAAAATGACGAACATCAGAATGAAAGACCAAGGCTGCATGCTCCGCGCGTATAGACGCAACGTGGTCGAGGCGATTCTCAAAACAAACGAACGCTCGCTGTTCATTCCCGCGCTCGCGTACACGTTCTCTTCGAAGCCCGCGGAAATAGAGGTCGAGCACGCCGCGCGCGAGGCGGGAGAATCAAAATACAGCATGTACAAGCTCATCAGGCTGAATTTCGACCTCATCACGGGCTTCACAATCATGCCCCTGCAACTGTTCACGATTTTCGGATTTTTGTCGAGCATAGGCTCGCTCGGTCTTGTCGTGATTCTCCTCTTCCGCAGAATTTTCCTCTTCTCCGAGGGCGAGGCGGAGGGCGTTTTCACCCTCTTTGCAATCCTCTTCTTCCTCATCAGCGTGACGATTGTCGGCATCGGGCTTATCGGCGAATACATCGGGCGAATCTACCAGATTGTGCAGTCGCGCCCGAAGTACGTCATCAAGGAAACAATCGGGTTCGGCGATGGAAAATAA
- a CDS encoding DNA glycosylase — MRWTDFRPLGVPKFTPSDFAETLDGGQSFRWYADANSDAPQFTGAFGNTAAKLRLDGAGEVLYSVPENANPDAARKIAEYLDADRDYAALRQSLFDTADAHMRAALRIYPTLRILRQPPAEALMCFICSSSKRIVQIKQCVKLLSENFGEEIADGIRALPSFEKIADADISKIRKCKLGFRAEYLKKSAQKIVADSFDPNGLREMPYREAKKYLTSLSGVGEKVADCILLFGAAKMDAFPVDTWIRKAMSELYGTPDNPDKIREFAAQKFGAHAGFAQQLIFAAKRKNLL, encoded by the coding sequence ATGCGGTGGACTGATTTTCGCCCGCTCGGCGTGCCGAAATTTACGCCGTCCGACTTCGCCGAAACGCTCGACGGCGGACAGTCGTTCCGCTGGTATGCCGACGCGAACTCCGACGCGCCCCAATTCACGGGGGCATTCGGGAACACCGCGGCAAAGCTGAGGCTCGACGGCGCGGGAGAGGTGCTGTACTCAGTGCCCGAAAACGCAAACCCCGACGCCGCGCGGAAAATCGCCGAATACCTCGACGCCGACCGCGACTACGCCGCGCTCAGACAATCGCTTTTCGATACCGCAGACGCCCACATGCGAGCCGCGCTCAGAATCTACCCGACCCTGCGCATACTCCGCCAGCCGCCAGCCGAAGCGCTGATGTGCTTTATTTGCAGTTCGAGCAAGCGCATTGTGCAGATAAAGCAGTGCGTAAAACTGCTGTCGGAAAATTTCGGGGAAGAGATTGCCGACGGAATCCGCGCGCTGCCGAGCTTCGAAAAAATCGCCGACGCCGACATTTCGAAAATCAGGAAATGCAAGCTCGGATTCCGCGCGGAATACCTGAAAAAATCCGCGCAGAAAATCGTCGCCGACTCTTTCGACCCGAACGGACTTCGCGAAATGCCGTACCGCGAGGCGAAGAAATATTTGACGTCGCTTAGCGGCGTGGGCGAGAAAGTCGCCGACTGCATTCTGCTTTTCGGCGCGGCGAAAATGGACGCCTTCCCCGTCGACACATGGATTCGAAAGGCGATGTCCGAGCTATACGGCACGCCCGACAACCCCGACAAAATCAGGGAATTTGCCGCGCAAAAATTCGGCGCGCACGCGGGATTCGCCCAGCAGCTGATTTTTGCGGCAAAGCGCAAAAACCTGCTCTGA